One window from the genome of Oceanidesulfovibrio indonesiensis encodes:
- a CDS encoding ARMT1-like domain-containing protein has protein sequence MSHELPTVESVSGLRYGRDPYLDAWLLHFLYENNLDYLLTPLYNVTPEQLRFMVVLDEDQVFAPCTDELLAELVNTGRSEYLTRGYLTAWRVFARLVNQHIKDTYTRRKIVTFARHHFRQAVEHHILIPSRLTKRLSGIFLTQSGIDDPYRDLKIRYNERVARFMESNALDNALHHCPEEAMACRRIGDLRWELDRIEMLRLFALSSWADLWHERSLPDTESIATGLAQACNDADNQENLALALGPGQQSKKILYIPNSSGGILFDVQVIQSLLRQGHQVILALKNGFYFQTPTLWDLECDPRLAQALEPAHVLAENSVSKNELLRALREHRFLVITDGTRERLNLYRVSVTFSRAWKEADLIIGKGEPQVRRLIKTGHQFTRDLLCFHRDENGQFRLYFKPKPAALHKFTESDLNDMADSIIQSMREAKQAGKQVMFYSAIIGSIPGQTKTAIEVVRTFVDYLRFRLEGAYIINPAEHFEHGMDGDDLMYMWERVQRSGLIDVWRFQSVADVEKSFELMDRKVPPVWTGKDATFSTGCTKEMKIAMEMQRRHPEMQIIGPSPERFFRRREYGVGKYFDAGIQYL, from the coding sequence ATGTCTCATGAATTGCCGACGGTGGAATCCGTCTCAGGGCTGCGCTACGGCCGCGACCCGTATCTGGATGCATGGCTGCTGCACTTCCTGTACGAGAACAACCTCGATTACCTGCTCACGCCGCTGTACAACGTCACGCCGGAGCAGCTGCGCTTCATGGTCGTGCTGGACGAGGACCAGGTTTTTGCGCCGTGCACCGACGAGCTGTTGGCAGAGCTCGTCAACACGGGCAGGTCCGAGTATCTCACTCGCGGCTACCTGACTGCGTGGCGCGTGTTCGCCCGCCTCGTGAACCAACACATCAAAGACACCTATACGCGGCGCAAGATCGTTACCTTCGCGAGGCACCACTTCCGGCAAGCCGTAGAGCACCACATCCTCATCCCGTCGCGGCTCACCAAGCGCCTGTCCGGAATATTCCTCACCCAGAGCGGCATCGACGATCCGTATCGCGACCTGAAGATACGCTACAACGAGCGCGTTGCCCGGTTCATGGAGTCCAACGCCCTGGACAACGCCCTGCACCACTGCCCGGAAGAGGCCATGGCCTGCCGCCGTATTGGTGACCTGCGCTGGGAGCTGGACCGCATCGAAATGTTGCGGCTCTTCGCGCTCTCCTCCTGGGCCGATCTCTGGCACGAGAGATCTCTGCCGGATACTGAGTCCATCGCGACCGGGCTTGCCCAGGCTTGCAACGATGCGGACAACCAGGAGAACCTGGCCCTCGCCCTTGGGCCGGGGCAGCAATCCAAGAAAATACTCTACATCCCCAACTCGTCGGGCGGCATCCTGTTCGACGTGCAGGTCATCCAGTCGCTTCTGCGCCAGGGCCATCAGGTAATTCTCGCGCTCAAAAACGGGTTCTACTTCCAGACCCCCACCCTCTGGGATCTCGAATGCGATCCGCGACTGGCGCAGGCGCTCGAACCGGCGCACGTTCTGGCTGAAAACTCCGTATCCAAGAACGAGCTGCTCCGCGCCCTGCGGGAACACAGATTCCTCGTCATTACGGACGGAACGCGCGAGCGGCTCAATCTGTACCGCGTCAGTGTCACGTTCTCCCGCGCCTGGAAGGAGGCCGACCTCATCATCGGCAAAGGCGAACCCCAGGTGCGCCGGCTCATCAAGACCGGCCACCAGTTCACTCGCGACCTCCTCTGCTTCCACCGCGACGAGAACGGCCAGTTCCGGCTGTACTTCAAGCCCAAGCCAGCGGCTCTGCACAAGTTCACGGAATCCGACCTCAACGACATGGCGGACTCGATAATCCAATCCATGCGCGAGGCCAAGCAGGCCGGCAAACAGGTCATGTTCTACTCGGCCATCATCGGCTCCATCCCTGGCCAGACCAAGACCGCCATCGAGGTGGTGCGGACCTTCGTGGACTACCTGCGTTTCCGGCTCGAAGGGGCCTACATCATAAATCCGGCCGAGCATTTCGAACACGGCATGGACGGCGACGACCTCATGTACATGTGGGAGCGGGTCCAGCGCTCCGGACTCATCGACGTCTGGCGGTTCCAGTCCGTGGCCGACGTGGAAAAGAGCTTCGAGCTCATGGACCGCAAGGTGCCGCCGGTCTGGACCGGTAAGGACGCGACCTTCTCCACCGGCTGCACCAAGGAGATGAAGATCGCCATGGAGATGCAGCGCCGGCATCCGGAAATGCAGATCATCGGCCCCAGCCCGGAACGGTTCTTCCGCCGCCGGGAGTACGGCGTGGGCAAGTACTTCGATGCCGGGATTCAGTATCTGTAA
- a CDS encoding NAD(+)/NADH kinase yields the protein MPQSDPNNTIDAAHTIARPVRAALIVTKALDEKARRLGDEVCRFLESEGVAVRCVENAPHAMPAAESPVPRALRDAPGPDSIIVLGGDGTMLSVARHPEVFRIPLIGLNLGKLGFLTDLCPDRWRDGLRSLVAGKYAVNTQMALQVEVFRPADDGEETIYAGRVVNDVVVNRGDLARLANLEVIVDGFSLDCVRADGIMVSTPQGTTGYAVSAGGPLVHPKLESITVTAICAFLNRFPPMVLPPESTVTIVPRPSTTDLFLTLDGQEGFPVEEGDRIVVTRASQDLAFVSLYEETYLQRLVEKGFLGGADPASTNKRCSQTEDY from the coding sequence ATGCCCCAATCCGACCCAAACAATACAATCGATGCCGCGCACACGATTGCCCGACCTGTGCGTGCGGCGCTCATAGTGACCAAGGCTCTGGACGAAAAAGCCCGCCGGCTCGGCGATGAGGTGTGCAGGTTTCTGGAATCCGAAGGCGTGGCCGTCCGCTGCGTGGAGAACGCGCCGCACGCGATGCCGGCAGCGGAAAGCCCGGTGCCTCGGGCGCTGCGGGATGCACCCGGACCGGACAGCATCATCGTGCTGGGCGGCGACGGCACCATGCTCAGCGTGGCTCGACACCCAGAAGTTTTCCGGATCCCGCTCATCGGGCTCAACCTGGGCAAGCTCGGCTTCCTTACAGACCTGTGCCCCGATAGATGGCGCGACGGACTCCGTTCCCTGGTAGCGGGAAAATACGCCGTCAATACGCAGATGGCGCTCCAGGTGGAGGTCTTTCGCCCCGCAGATGACGGCGAAGAGACGATCTACGCAGGCCGCGTGGTCAACGATGTGGTGGTCAACCGCGGCGACCTTGCCCGACTGGCGAATCTCGAAGTGATCGTCGACGGCTTCTCGCTCGATTGTGTTCGCGCCGACGGCATCATGGTCTCCACGCCGCAGGGCACCACGGGCTACGCGGTCTCTGCCGGCGGCCCGCTGGTGCATCCCAAGCTGGAGTCGATCACGGTTACAGCCATCTGCGCGTTCCTCAACCGCTTCCCGCCCATGGTCCTGCCGCCGGAATCCACAGTCACCATCGTCCCGCGGCCTTCCACCACCGATCTGTTCCTGACGCTGGACGGGCAGGAGGGCTTTCCGGTGGAGGAGGGCGACCGCATCGTGGTGACCAGGGCGTCGCAGGATCTCGCCTTCGTCAGCCTGTACGAAGAAACGTACCTGCAACGCCTCGTGGAGAAAGGCTTTCTGGGCGGTGCGGATCCCGCATCCACCAATAAACGCTGCAGCCAGACGGAAGATTACTGA
- a CDS encoding HD domain-containing phosphohydrolase, with protein sequence MDRSRVLIVEDEPIVSMDIERRLKFMGYEVLPPVASGEDAVAQAHLRQPDIILMDIMLAGDMDGIEAASVIRDRKRVPVIYLTAYADEETLDRAQITEPFGYIIKPFEDRELKTCIHMALYKHKMEERLLENERWLSTTLRSIGDAVISTDRSGKVRYMNPMAEKLLGYPSKEAIGRPLDHVASVEALQNGCSLGDIVGNVLANGDGSRKETGTLHSAEGRKVPVEVSASTISSNRGENRLYGVVLVLRDMTEFVRAENALHQSVEDLRRTLEETVGALTLTTEKRDPYTAGHQQRVALLAGAIAKAMNLGEEQVEGIRVASLLHDIGKIYIPAEILSKPTMLTQIEMGMMKTHSEVGHDILKNVTFPWPVSDIVLQHHERLDGSGYPYGLMGTNILLEARIIMVADVVEAMSSHRPYRAALGVERALDEIGGNKDTRYDARVVDCCLELFRSGFRFEH encoded by the coding sequence ATGGACAGATCCAGAGTCCTCATTGTGGAAGACGAACCCATAGTCTCCATGGATATCGAGCGCCGGCTCAAGTTCATGGGCTACGAGGTTCTGCCGCCCGTGGCCTCGGGCGAAGACGCCGTTGCGCAGGCCCATCTCCGGCAGCCGGACATCATCCTCATGGACATCATGCTCGCCGGCGACATGGACGGCATCGAAGCAGCATCCGTTATTCGCGACCGGAAGCGCGTGCCGGTCATCTATCTCACCGCCTATGCCGACGAGGAAACCCTCGACCGCGCACAGATCACCGAGCCGTTCGGCTACATCATCAAACCATTCGAGGACCGCGAGCTCAAGACGTGCATCCATATGGCCCTCTACAAGCACAAGATGGAAGAGCGGCTGCTGGAGAACGAGCGCTGGCTGTCCACAACCCTGCGGTCCATCGGCGATGCGGTCATCTCCACGGACCGTAGCGGCAAAGTGCGTTATATGAACCCCATGGCCGAGAAGCTTCTGGGATATCCGAGCAAGGAAGCCATAGGTCGACCGCTGGATCATGTCGCCAGCGTCGAGGCGTTGCAGAACGGCTGCTCTCTCGGGGATATAGTGGGGAACGTGCTTGCGAATGGGGACGGTTCCCGAAAGGAAACCGGGACACTCCATTCGGCAGAAGGGCGCAAGGTTCCGGTGGAGGTTTCGGCATCCACAATCAGTTCCAATCGGGGGGAGAACAGGCTCTACGGCGTGGTGCTCGTCCTGCGGGACATGACGGAGTTCGTCCGGGCGGAGAACGCCCTGCACCAGAGCGTGGAGGACCTGCGCAGAACCCTGGAAGAAACCGTGGGCGCGCTTACCCTGACCACCGAGAAGCGCGATCCCTACACGGCAGGGCACCAGCAGCGGGTGGCCCTGCTGGCCGGCGCCATAGCAAAGGCCATGAATCTGGGCGAAGAGCAGGTGGAGGGCATCCGCGTGGCGTCTTTGCTCCATGATATCGGAAAGATATATATTCCTGCGGAAATCCTCTCCAAGCCGACCATGCTCACGCAGATCGAGATGGGGATGATGAAGACGCATTCCGAGGTGGGGCACGATATCCTCAAGAACGTCACGTTCCCGTGGCCCGTGTCAGATATCGTGCTCCAGCACCACGAGCGGCTCGACGGCTCCGGCTACCCCTACGGTCTGATGGGGACGAACATCCTTCTCGAAGCGCGCATCATCATGGTGGCCGACGTGGTGGAGGCCATGTCATCCCACCGGCCTTACCGTGCGGCTCTCGGCGTGGAACGCGCCCTGGACGAAATAGGGGGAAATAAAGACACACGATACGATGCCCGCGTGGTGGATTGCTGTCTGGAACTCTTCCGGAGCGGGTTTCGTTTCGAACATTGA
- a CDS encoding TIGR01777 family oxidoreductase, with the protein MKTVITGGTGFIGGALTRSLLRRGGDVAVITRDVERGRRELTSKRTGTDVERNALERGALTVVSWDDLTAEVDGADAIVNLAGASIFDRRWSEEQKKRIVTSRVKAGDAVMNALAKAKSKPGVLVQGSAVGYYGLSTEPRDENSPNGKGFLADTARKWEDATKDAESMGVRRVIARTGVVLGKGGGALEQFVRPFRFFAGGVIGSGKQWLTWVHIDDEVGAIEFLMDRDDLSGPFNISAPEPETMTDFVRTLGRVLKRPAWLPVPAFVIKAALGEMGEELILSGQRALPARLLESGYAFRFPKLRQAFEDLLS; encoded by the coding sequence ATGAAAACCGTCATAACCGGCGGCACCGGGTTTATCGGCGGCGCTCTTACGCGCAGCCTCCTCCGCAGAGGTGGGGATGTCGCCGTCATCACTCGCGATGTGGAACGCGGTAGGCGCGAACTCACCAGCAAGCGCACCGGAACCGATGTGGAGCGGAACGCTCTGGAGCGCGGGGCCCTTACCGTTGTTTCGTGGGACGACTTGACGGCGGAAGTGGACGGCGCCGACGCCATAGTAAACCTCGCCGGTGCGTCCATTTTCGACAGGCGGTGGAGCGAAGAGCAGAAAAAGCGCATCGTGACCAGCCGGGTGAAGGCAGGCGACGCCGTGATGAACGCGCTGGCAAAGGCGAAAAGCAAGCCCGGAGTGCTCGTGCAGGGCTCCGCCGTGGGCTACTACGGCCTGAGCACCGAACCCAGGGATGAAAATTCTCCCAACGGGAAAGGTTTTCTGGCCGATACGGCGCGCAAATGGGAAGACGCCACCAAAGACGCCGAGTCCATGGGCGTGCGTCGGGTCATAGCCCGGACAGGCGTTGTCCTCGGCAAGGGCGGCGGCGCCCTGGAGCAGTTCGTGCGGCCCTTCAGGTTCTTCGCCGGAGGCGTGATAGGCAGCGGCAAGCAGTGGCTCACCTGGGTGCATATCGATGACGAAGTCGGAGCAATCGAGTTCCTCATGGACCGTGACGACCTCTCCGGGCCGTTCAATATCAGCGCGCCGGAACCCGAGACCATGACGGACTTCGTGCGGACGCTGGGGCGCGTGCTCAAGCGACCAGCCTGGCTGCCGGTGCCGGCGTTCGTGATCAAGGCCGCACTCGGCGAAATGGGCGAGGAGCTCATCCTTTCCGGACAGCGTGCGCTGCCCGCCAGGCTGCTCGAAAGCGGCTATGCGTTCCGCTTCCCCAAACTCAGGCAAGCGTTTGAGGATTTGCTGAGTTAA